Proteins encoded together in one Zerene cesonia ecotype Mississippi chromosome 22, Zerene_cesonia_1.1, whole genome shotgun sequence window:
- the LOC119836071 gene encoding homeobox protein unc-39-like — translation MKSTNMDCSDRLSPSSDITSESETSLPPFAYENQNGNFYQTDIQEKQFFSCKQKSPQNERSTKEVYLQESNKNFDYLSPPRSKKYLNFELKLPPINDNFFQVETEERMRSYFSDAQNKCIQNENNLTEIEIEINNQNFEHVASVNNERLQSYFESGATNMRRMNFNSEQVQCMCEALQQKGDIEKLAAFLWSLPESQLLCGNETVLRARALVAYHRGIYQELYAILETHTFPPKHHSTLQTLWFKAHYKEAEKVRGRALGAVDKYRLRKKYPLPKTIWDGEETVYCFKEKSRNALKDCYYRNRYPTPDEKRALAQKTGLTLTQVSNWFKNRRQRDRTPQQPNRPEILVPAQHSNGGWAQSFIPNAYYHKLQDATHYLHGNTP, via the exons ATGAAATCGACAAATATGGATTGTTCCGATCGACTTAGTCCTTCGAGCGATATAACAAGTGAATCGGAAACGTCGCTACCGCCTTTTGCGTATGAGAATCAAAACGGGAACTTCTATCAAACAGATATACAAGAAAAACAATTCTTTTCCTGCAAACAAAAGTCACCCCAAAACGAAAGAAGCACCAAAGAGGTTTACTTACAGGAAAGCAATAAGAATTTCGATTATCTGTCGCCGCCAAGAAGCAAAAagtatttgaatttcgaactGAAATTGCCGCCGATAAACGATAACTTTTTTCAAGTTGAAACGGAGGAACGAATGCGTTCTTATTTCAGTGATGCGCAAAACAAATGCATTCAAAATGAGAATAATCTAACGGAAATtgagattgaaataaataatcaaaattttgaaCATGTTGCCAGTGTTAATAATGAAAGGTTGCAGTCTTATTTCGAAAGTGGAGCGACTAATATGCGtagaatgaattttaattctgAACAAGTGCAATGTATGTGCGAAGCGTTACAGCAGAAGGGGGACATAGAGAAGTTAGCAGCTTTTTTATGGAGCTTACCCGAGAGCCAGTTGCTATGTGGAAATGAAACTGTTTTGCG AGCCCGTGCACTCGTCGCGTACCATAGAGGTATCTATCAAGAATTGTACGCCATTTTGGAGACGCATACCTTCCCGCCAAAACACCACTCCACTCTACAGACTCTATGGTTCAAGGCGCATTATAAGGAAGCAGAAAAAGTTCGTGGGCGGGCATTGG GTGCCGTCGACAAATAcagattaagaaaaaaatatcctttacCAAAAACGATATGGGATGGTGAGGAGACAGTTTACTGCTTTAAAGAGAAGAGCCGAAACGCATTAAAGGAttgttattatagaaatag GTATCCAACGCCGGATGAAAAGCGCGCGCTTGCCCAAAAAACTGGCTTGACATTGACACAAGTGTCAAATTGGTTCAAGAACCGCCGACAAAGGGACAGGACTCCGCAACAACCGAACCGACC aGAAATATTGGTTCCCGCGCAACATTCAAATGGTGGTTGGGCACAATCCTTCATACCCAACGCGTATTACCATAAACTTCAAGATGCAACACATTATTTACATGGCAACACTCCCTAG
- the LOC119836080 gene encoding beclin-1-like protein, translating to MSDSKSYVNFSCQRCLQPLKLDESLNNLGEHTIADLTLQIRRNNEVDLNLQSSSLEHYVPPFRMLDSGNGANGFMVISDGWETTSLGHQLHVKATLFDLLSNNSDVDHPLCDECTDTLLELMDNQLKITEAEWKDYNDYLKKLEDDKEDLNLEGLEKELEDWKQEEDRLLQELSALQKEEKAMKDEIDVQEKEKERLELEQDIYWKEYTRYRKDLMTTEDQMKFYECQLSYTQAQLEKLKKTNVFKATFHISDSGQFGIINNFRLGRLPTAPVDWSEINAAWGQTVLLLSSLARKINFCFQRYRLVPYGNHSYIEVLEDQKVLPLYGSGGFRFLWDTKFDAAMVAFLDCLQQFKEQVEKGNTGFCLPYRIDKGKIEDTASPPHAYSIKIQFNSEEHWTKALKYMLTNLKWALTWISSQFSEDKVE from the coding sequence ATGAGTGATTCTAAATCTTATGTTAATTTCTCGTGTCAGCGATGTCTTCAGCCTCTGAAGCTCGATGAGTCTTTGAACAATCTTGGAGAACATACTATCGCCGATTTAACACTACAGATCCGTCGTAATAATGAGGTGGATTTGAATTTACAATCATCTAGTTTAGAGCATTATGTCCCTCCCTTTCGTATGTTAGATTCAGGAAATGGAGCAAATGGGTTCATGGTGATCTCCGACGGGTGGGAAACTACATCTTTGGGCCACCAGTTACATGTGAAAGCCACTTTATTTGATCTATTGTCTAACAACTCAGATGTAGACCATCCATTATGTGACGAATGTACCGATACTCTGTTAGAACTTATggataatcaattaaaaataacggaAGCAGAATGGAAggattataatgattatttaaaaaagctgGAGGATGATAAAGAGGATCTGAATTTGGAAGGTCTCGAAAAAGAATTAGAAGATTGGAAGCAAGAAGAGGACAGACTCTTGCAAGAGTTATCTGCATTGCAAAAAGAGGAGAAGGCAATGAAAGATGAAATAGATGTTCAGGAAAAAGAGAAAGAGAGGCTGGAACTTGAACAGGATATATATTGGAAGGAATACACTAGATATAGAAAGGATTTAATGACCACAGAGGATCAAATGAAATTCTACGAATGTCAATTATCTTACACACAAGCACAGcttgaaaaattaaagaaaacaaatgtatttaaagcTACGTTCCACATATCAGACTCAGGTCAGTTTGGTATCATCAACAATTTCAGACTGGGCCGATTACCAACTGCACCCGTTGATTGGTCTGAAATAAATGCTGCGTGGGGACAAACAGTACTGTTGTTATCATCATTGGCACGGAAAATAAACTTCTGTTTTCAGCGATACAGGCTTGTTCCGTATGGCAATCATTCATACATCGAGGTGCTGGAGGACCAGAAAGTACTGCCATTGTATGGGTCGGGGGGTTTTCGATTTCTGTGGGACACAAAATTTGACGCAGCCATGGTTGCATTTCTAGATTGTCTCCAGCAATTCAAAGAACAGGTTGAGAAGGGAAATACTGGGTTTTGCTTGCCATATAGAATAGATAAAGGTAAAATTGAAGATACTGCTTCTCCTCCACATgcatattctattaaaatacagtttaattcAGAAGAGCATTGGACAAAGGcacttaaatatatgttaacaaatttgaaatgGGCTTTGACATGGATTTCATCACAGTTCAGTGAGGATAAGGTTGAATGA